In Spirochaetota bacterium, the DNA window TTTAAAAAATCTTCAACCTGTTTACCATTTATATTAATAATAACTTTTGTCCCTTTCTCCTTTAGCTTATTAAAATATGTTTCATATTTATAAATGGTTTCATCTATTCCAATATTTGCAAGACCAATTGAATTCAACATTCCTGAAGAGGTTTCATATACTCTTGGAGGAATATTTCCTGGATTTGGATTTAATGTAGTTCCCTTTATTGTTATAGCACCTAATAAAGAAACATCAAAAAAATCTTCAAACTCTTCTCCATAGCCAAAAGTACCAGATGCTGTTAAAACAGGATTTTTTAGCTCAAGAACTCCATTTTGAACTTTTAAATCAATTTCAAATTCTTCTTCTTTCGAATGTTTCTCTAAGCTATTCATAATTCCTTTCTATTTTGCAAATTAAATATTTTTTTATACAAATAATTTTATATACAAACAAATTTTTACATAATTTTAATAATTTATATATCAATTTTTTTTAAAAATTATAATTATTGAAATTTAATAAAAATTAATAATTTAAATTTTTATATCATTCCACAAAAACACTGGTCCATCATAGCACACATATTTATAGTTTCCATCAGAACACATTACAGCACAACCAAGACATGCTTTAAATCCACAGCCCATAAATGATTCTAATGATAACTCAGCATAAAAGTTTTTATCTAAATTCCATTTAACGAAACTTTTAAGCATAGGGTCAGGACCACAAACATAAAATCTTATTGTCCCGTAGTTTTCTAATTGATTAATAAAATTAATTTTTTCTTCAATTAATTGTAAAACATTTCCTTTAAAAAAAGAGAATTTTTTAATTATTTTATCTATATTTAAATTTTCAACTTTATAATAATCTCTATCTTTTATTATAGGTTCATCAACAGAAAAAAAATTATTATCAAAAAGCTTACTATAATATTTAGGATCTATAAAATTTTCAAAATCTCTACTTCCATAAAAAAGGACATTATAATTGCTTTTTGAATTTTGATTTTTAAAATAATTAGCAAGATAAACAACAGAAGCAATCCCAATCCCACCAGCAACAAAAATATTTATTTTTTTACTAATTTTATCTTTAGTTAAATTATCAAAATCATTTTTTAAACTATAATTTCCCTCAGAACTTAAATTAAATCCTCTTCCCAATGGTCCTATAAAATCAACTTCTTCATATTTTCTTTTTTCAGAAAGAATTTTTGTTCCTTTTCCTTTAACTTGATATAAAAGAAATATCTTATCTTCTTTAATATTAAAAATAGAAAATGGTCTTCTTAAAAATGGATCTGAAGAATATTCATCTATAAGCAAATTAATGAATTGACCAGGATCAATAAGAAAATCAGTTGGTTTTTCTAAGACTAAAAGATAAATATTTTTATTTAGTCTTATATTTTCTAAAATTTTTGCTTTATATTGTTTTTTTTTCATTTAATTAGTTAAAAATTTAACTATTTTAATCTTTTTATAAAAATTCTAAAATTATTTATTTAAAATTTATACAATTAAACTCTAAAAATTTTTCCATTATCAAAAATTATTTCTCCATCTTTAAAAACTTTGCATATTTTTCCTCTAAGTTTTTGCCCAAAAAATGGTGAATTTAAAGATTTAGAGAAAAAAAAGTTCTTATCTATATTTACCTCTTCATTTGGATTAAAGATGACAATATCTGCTTTATTTCCAACTTTTAGAGAACCTTTTTTTTCAATATTAAATATTCTAGAAGGATTAAATGATATCATTCTTATTATGTCAATAATCTTAATTTCCTCTTTTAATACAAACTTATTATATAAAGCTAAAAAAGTAGTTTCAAGGCCTGTTAATCCAGGTAGAGCCATTTTAATATCTATATTTTTTTCATTATTTGCGTGGGGGGCATGATCTGTAGCTATAATATCTATTTTCCCATCTTTCATATACTTAACAAGATTACTTCTATTTTCCTCATCCCTTAAAGGAGGCATAACTTTAAATAATCCAGATTTAGTTGCAATATTTTCTTCATTGAAAATTAAATGATTTGGGGTTACATCAAAAGTTATACTCTTATGCTTATCTTTTGCTTCAAGAATTAACTTAACCCCTTTTGCTGTTGAAACATGAGTAAAATGGATATTACCACCTGCTAATATTGCAAGTTCAATATCTCTAAAAATAACATTTGTTTCACCAACATCTGGTAATCCATTAAAATTAAAATTTTTTGAATAATGGCCATAATTTATTATTCCATTTTCAAAAAAGTTATTATCAAGAGAGTGTTCCATTATTATAAAGCCATATTTACCTGATTCTCTAAGAGCTTGAAACATTAAATAAGGATTTTTAACATGTTCACCATCATCAGTAAATATTTTGTATCCTTCCTTAAAAAGCACTTCTAAATTATTTAATTCTTCCCCTTTTCTATCTTTAGTAATAGATAAAGCAGGTATTATATCTATCCATTTTGATCTATTTTTAACATAAGAAGCAATCTCAATATTTGAAATAGGTGGATTTGTATTAGGCATAGCAATACATGTAGTATAACCTCCATGTATTGCTGCATAAGAGCCAGATTCAATGTCTTCTTTATATTCATAACCGGGTTCTCTAAAATGGGTATGAATATCAATAAAACCAGGTAAAACATAAAATTTTTCATCTAAATCTATAATTTTATCCTTATCTATATTTGTGTGATCAATATTTATTCCTATTTTTGAAATATATCCATTCTCTATTAATATATCAAGCTTTTTATTTTCAAGAAATAATTCCCAATCAAATATTAAAGCATTTTTAATTAGCTTTTTCAATTATTCCTCCCATTTACAAACTAATCAATTTTGCTAAAAAATCAAGACAATAATTATTTTATTTTCCATATTAAACAGTATTAAAATAAATTTGTTAATGAAATT includes these proteins:
- a CDS encoding dihydroorotase, whose amino-acid sequence is MKKLIKNALIFDWELFLENKKLDILIENGYISKIGINIDHTNIDKDKIIDLDEKFYVLPGFIDIHTHFREPGYEYKEDIESGSYAAIHGGYTTCIAMPNTNPPISNIEIASYVKNRSKWIDIIPALSITKDRKGEELNNLEVLFKEGYKIFTDDGEHVKNPYLMFQALRESGKYGFIIMEHSLDNNFFENGIINYGHYSKNFNFNGLPDVGETNVIFRDIELAILAGGNIHFTHVSTAKGVKLILEAKDKHKSITFDVTPNHLIFNEENIATKSGLFKVMPPLRDEENRSNLVKYMKDGKIDIIATDHAPHANNEKNIDIKMALPGLTGLETTFLALYNKFVLKEEIKIIDIIRMISFNPSRIFNIEKKGSLKVGNKADIVIFNPNEEVNIDKNFFFSKSLNSPFFGQKLRGKICKVFKDGEIIFDNGKIFRV
- a CDS encoding dihydroorotate dehydrogenase electron transfer subunit, giving the protein MKKKQYKAKILENIRLNKNIYLLVLEKPTDFLIDPGQFINLLIDEYSSDPFLRRPFSIFNIKEDKIFLLYQVKGKGTKILSEKRKYEEVDFIGPLGRGFNLSSEGNYSLKNDFDNLTKDKISKKINIFVAGGIGIASVVYLANYFKNQNSKSNYNVLFYGSRDFENFIDPKYYSKLFDNNFFSVDEPIIKDRDYYKVENLNIDKIIKKFSFFKGNVLQLIEEKINFINQLENYGTIRFYVCGPDPMLKSFVKWNLDKNFYAELSLESFMGCGFKACLGCAVMCSDGNYKYVCYDGPVFLWNDIKI